Proteins encoded by one window of Tunturibacter psychrotolerans:
- a CDS encoding lipopolysaccharide biosynthesis protein gives MKDLKEKTIRGGLARLCAQGANFFLRLGSLMILARLLGPKDFGLVGMVTVFTGVLTLFRDFGLSSAAIQRTTVTEEQISTLFWINIFVGALLTLLAIALAPVITAFYHEPRLFMVTVVLAVGFLFNAAGVQHGALLQRQMRFTTLAAINTVSLIVGTAIAIGGAKAGYGYWALVAMSITLPFTNTVGCWLTVTWIPGRPRRGVGIRSMMRFGGTITLNGLVAYVANNFEKVLLGRYWGVDALGLYGRAYQLINIPTDNLNSAAGEVAFSALSRLQGDPDRLKNYFLKGYTVILALTLPVTVACALFADDMISVFLGPKWGAAAPIFRLLAPTILAFAIVNPLFWLLSSLGLVERSLKMGLVIAPVMILSYLVAVPYGPRGVAVAYSAVMMLWVIPCIIWSVHDTVISFRDIVVAVGRPLIGSLVAAGFAFGVRSVSIQFLSPLPRLVLEITVLLITFMGMLLFVTGQKALYLDLVRGLRRPSSAREEGDLAST, from the coding sequence ATGAAAGATTTGAAGGAGAAAACGATACGTGGCGGATTGGCAAGACTCTGTGCCCAAGGCGCTAACTTCTTTCTTCGCTTAGGCTCCCTGATGATATTAGCCCGACTCCTCGGGCCCAAAGATTTTGGATTGGTGGGCATGGTGACGGTCTTCACCGGCGTTTTGACGCTTTTCCGCGATTTTGGGCTGTCGTCCGCAGCAATTCAGCGTACGACCGTAACAGAGGAGCAGATTTCGACATTGTTCTGGATCAACATATTTGTTGGTGCGTTACTTACCCTTTTGGCCATAGCACTAGCACCAGTCATAACTGCCTTTTACCATGAGCCAAGACTTTTTATGGTTACAGTCGTCTTGGCGGTCGGATTTCTCTTCAACGCGGCCGGAGTACAGCACGGGGCGCTTTTGCAGCGCCAAATGCGTTTTACTACGTTGGCAGCGATAAACACAGTCAGTTTAATCGTCGGCACTGCAATTGCCATAGGCGGAGCCAAGGCCGGATACGGATATTGGGCCCTCGTAGCTATGAGCATCACTCTTCCGTTCACAAACACAGTTGGTTGCTGGTTGACCGTAACGTGGATTCCGGGAAGGCCGCGTAGAGGAGTTGGAATCCGGTCGATGATGCGTTTTGGCGGCACGATTACCTTGAATGGGCTGGTTGCGTACGTCGCGAACAATTTTGAAAAGGTCTTGTTGGGTCGATACTGGGGTGTTGATGCACTTGGCCTCTACGGGAGGGCATACCAACTCATCAACATTCCAACTGACAACCTGAATTCAGCGGCCGGTGAGGTAGCGTTTTCGGCGTTGTCGCGACTCCAAGGAGACCCTGATCGCCTCAAAAACTACTTCTTGAAGGGCTATACAGTGATCTTGGCGTTGACCTTACCTGTCACCGTTGCGTGCGCTCTTTTTGCGGATGACATGATATCTGTCTTCTTAGGACCAAAATGGGGGGCCGCGGCACCAATTTTTCGTTTATTGGCCCCAACGATCTTGGCCTTTGCAATTGTCAATCCCTTATTTTGGCTTCTCTCGTCACTAGGATTGGTCGAACGAAGCTTGAAGATGGGTCTGGTCATCGCTCCCGTCATGATCTTGAGCTATCTCGTGGCAGTGCCTTACGGGCCCCGAGGTGTTGCGGTCGCCTACTCGGCAGTAATGATGCTCTGGGTTATCCCGTGCATCATCTGGTCTGTCCATGACACAGTAATATCCTTCCGAGACATTGTTGTGGCCGTTGGCCGACCGCTGATCGGAAGCCTCGTGGCAGCTGGGTTTGCCTTCGGTGTGCGCTCGGTTTCCATTCAGTTCCTGTCTCCGCTGCCTCGACTTGTGTTGGAAATCACCGTTCTTCTAATTACGTTTATGGGGATGCTCCTGTTCGTCACAGGACAAAAGGCACTTTACCTGGATCTTGTCAGGGGATTAAGACGCCCTTCATCTGCCAGAGAAGAAGGGGATTTGGCTTCAACGTAA
- a CDS encoding polysaccharide pyruvyl transferase family protein, translated as MKIGLLDHMGYGNLGDAATQEALIANIKRRLPDTEIVGFSLNPDDTRKRHDIACYSITHWHPGLAKSGLARVDDPNLWSQLKLTSKRVPIVSGMIKRALHLCREVAHLFRSYKVLRSLDTMIIAGGGQLTELWRGPWSHPYNVLKFSILTKLANRRLLFLNVGAGPLSSNLSKIFVKFAVHLADYVSLRDVESQALIRRLGVNRTTEVFPDSVYALDVSSYEATETVKPLRPLVGINPIGFCDPRVWLKRDKSAYLHYLDKLTEFSLWLIRQDYTLRIFSGELSVDVHAVEDLKERILNSLPSGNHGEMFIPPSIDLKDLLTEMSRFDFVVTSKFHGVVFSHLLEKPVIALSYHKKIDDLMRTVGHSQHCLNIESFDCEHFKKTFKSLVENAEGLKSQFRKEAYSRSELLKTQFDQLFTCRDSEFYLDALKSEKNGAVVGNST; from the coding sequence ATGAAAATTGGCTTGTTAGATCATATGGGGTACGGAAACCTGGGTGATGCTGCTACCCAAGAGGCATTAATTGCGAACATCAAGCGACGTCTGCCGGACACTGAGATTGTTGGATTTTCACTGAACCCCGATGACACCAGGAAGCGACACGATATTGCCTGCTACTCAATTACACATTGGCATCCAGGGCTTGCCAAATCCGGGTTAGCAAGGGTGGATGATCCGAATCTGTGGTCTCAACTCAAATTGACTTCTAAAAGGGTCCCTATTGTTTCTGGGATGATCAAGCGTGCTTTGCATTTATGCCGAGAAGTGGCGCATCTGTTCCGGTCCTACAAAGTGTTACGGTCCCTAGATACCATGATCATCGCTGGCGGAGGGCAGTTGACAGAATTATGGCGCGGCCCTTGGTCACATCCTTACAACGTGCTTAAGTTTTCGATACTTACAAAGCTCGCAAACAGAAGGCTGTTATTCCTCAACGTAGGCGCGGGGCCTTTGAGCAGTAATCTAAGCAAAATTTTCGTCAAATTTGCCGTCCATCTGGCTGACTACGTTTCACTTCGTGATGTCGAGTCGCAAGCATTAATCCGGCGGCTAGGAGTGAACCGCACAACTGAGGTCTTTCCCGATTCTGTTTACGCTCTTGATGTTTCAAGCTATGAAGCCACTGAAACCGTGAAGCCTTTGAGACCGCTGGTAGGAATCAATCCGATTGGGTTCTGTGATCCACGGGTTTGGCTAAAACGAGACAAGTCTGCATATTTACATTATCTAGATAAATTGACAGAGTTTTCGTTGTGGCTTATTCGTCAAGACTACACATTACGAATATTTTCTGGTGAACTGAGTGTTGATGTCCATGCAGTAGAAGATCTAAAAGAACGGATACTGAACAGCTTGCCGTCAGGTAATCATGGCGAGATGTTTATACCCCCAAGTATCGATTTGAAAGATCTGTTGACTGAAATGTCTCGGTTCGACTTCGTCGTTACTTCCAAGTTTCACGGTGTAGTATTTTCTCACCTCTTGGAAAAACCAGTAATCGCCCTCAGCTATCACAAGAAGATAGACGACTTGATGCGAACTGTGGGACATAGCCAACATTGCCTGAATATAGAGAGCTTTGATTGTGAGCACTTCAAGAAGACATTTAAATCGTTGGTCGAAAATGCCGAGGGCCTCAAATCGCAATTTCGCAAGGAGGCGTATTCGAGATCTGAGTTATTAAAGACGCAGTTCGACCAGCTTTTCACGTGTCGAGATTCAGAGTTCTATTTAGATGCCTTGAAATCTGAGAAGAATGGAGCCGTCGTAGGTAACTCGACCTAG
- a CDS encoding glycosyltransferase family A protein yields the protein MDSALQPLVSVVTPVYNEAVHLAECIESVLAQTYHNWNYTIIDNCSTDGSLEVARRYAARDRRIRIHANQQFLPVISNHNLALRLISAESKYCKVVLGDDWIFPNCLEQMVGLAESHPSVGIVGAYALEGQRVAWTGLPYPSSLVSGLEICRRHLLEGLYVFGSANAVLYRADLVRSRDPFYNEANIHADTEVCFALLKMCDFGFVHQVLSFTRVRPGSLTTASEARATYFPSMLRLLNTYAPDYLTSQEGEAQLAQLMLEYYRFLGKSLMLRRDKQFWDYHKEELNKAAMGFSHVRLVKGTLETLCNAAVDPRNTARRLLQSGRKLRFSGRVQNLKGEPSTITAKESHENETPPHEPFSLKVH from the coding sequence ATGGACAGCGCATTACAACCTTTAGTAAGCGTCGTAACTCCGGTGTACAACGAGGCGGTTCACCTCGCGGAGTGTATCGAGAGCGTTCTCGCTCAGACATATCACAACTGGAACTACACCATCATCGACAACTGCAGCACCGATGGGTCCTTGGAAGTCGCCCGCCGATATGCGGCAAGAGACCGACGGATTCGGATTCACGCGAATCAACAGTTTCTACCCGTCATTTCGAACCACAATCTCGCATTGCGCCTGATTTCCGCTGAAAGCAAATACTGCAAGGTAGTGCTTGGGGATGATTGGATCTTTCCTAATTGTCTAGAACAAATGGTCGGCCTCGCTGAGTCGCATCCCTCGGTCGGAATCGTCGGCGCCTACGCACTGGAGGGGCAACGAGTTGCGTGGACGGGGTTACCATATCCGAGTTCCTTGGTTTCCGGTCTAGAGATCTGTCGCCGCCATCTCCTCGAGGGACTGTATGTATTTGGATCGGCAAACGCAGTCCTCTATCGCGCGGATTTGGTAAGGAGCCGTGATCCCTTCTACAACGAGGCCAACATCCATGCAGACACAGAGGTGTGTTTTGCACTTCTTAAGATGTGCGACTTTGGCTTTGTCCATCAGGTACTCTCTTTCACCAGAGTGCGGCCAGGGTCGCTCACGACAGCTTCCGAGGCACGGGCCACCTATTTTCCAAGTATGTTGCGGCTTCTGAACACGTATGCTCCGGACTACCTGACTTCTCAGGAAGGTGAAGCACAGCTTGCGCAGTTGATGCTGGAATATTACAGATTCCTAGGTAAGAGCCTGATGTTACGTCGTGACAAGCAGTTCTGGGACTATCACAAGGAGGAGTTAAATAAGGCGGCCATGGGATTTAGCCATGTTCGTTTGGTCAAGGGTACGCTAGAAACTCTGTGCAACGCTGCTGTGGATCCTAGAAATACAGCGCGAAGGTTGCTACAGAGCGGTCGCAAGCTACGATTTTCCGGCCGCGTGCAGAATCTGAAGGGCGAGCCGAGCACTATCACAGCAAAGGAGTCGCACGAAAATGAGACACCGCCGCATGAGCCGTTCAGTCTGAAGGTGCACTAG
- a CDS encoding CheR family methyltransferase, with amino-acid sequence MAYIYSLPTSASFTGKGLVGYTFGPLSQKDVELYYVEVKKGHDVFMISKKITRTYYILSGSGYFTIGGHKYNVGPGMLIEVPPKIEYCYSGRMTLIAFSKPRWFSGNDTFTKWNADVVGQDLAYRTDGGSLLTRLVRVRLFGKSPVNAFLRLNQRIWDNLPSSLAVLSAVRLCGDFSHKVARMQVRSQAFATLFLRNRPELELIRRLLERTAKGGHLRVTVLGCSTGAEAYSVAWKIRSARPDIKLTLRAVDISKQAVEFAKCGMYSIASSQLTDTQIFEAVTPSEMEELFHRNGDTVTVKSWIKEGIEWHVGDVGEPEVIDGLGPQDIVVANNFLCHMDPPSAEMCLRNIARLVSPNGYVFVSGIDLDVRTKVARDLGWVPLEELLEEVHEGDPYLRRYWPGRYAGLEPLNKKRADWRIRYAAAFQFVPRVISSLTLCNEELGGGSERSEWVPVLSGDGNSNHPMDAN; translated from the coding sequence ATGGCATATATATATTCGCTTCCGACTTCAGCCTCATTTACTGGAAAAGGTTTGGTGGGATATACGTTTGGCCCACTGAGTCAAAAAGATGTAGAGCTCTACTACGTCGAAGTAAAAAAAGGCCACGATGTATTCATGATAAGCAAGAAGATCACACGCACATACTACATTCTCTCCGGAAGTGGTTACTTTACTATAGGAGGTCATAAATATAATGTCGGGCCTGGGATGCTCATCGAGGTCCCGCCGAAGATCGAATATTGCTACTCTGGGAGAATGACACTCATTGCTTTTTCTAAGCCGCGCTGGTTTAGCGGGAATGATACTTTTACCAAGTGGAATGCCGATGTCGTCGGTCAAGATTTGGCATATCGGACAGATGGAGGATCCCTATTGACGCGATTAGTTAGAGTGAGGCTCTTCGGAAAATCGCCGGTCAACGCCTTTCTACGGCTCAATCAGCGAATATGGGACAATCTGCCTTCGTCCTTGGCTGTTCTTAGTGCAGTGCGCCTATGCGGTGATTTCTCGCACAAAGTCGCTCGCATGCAAGTTCGCTCCCAAGCTTTTGCCACGTTATTTCTTCGAAATCGACCTGAATTGGAATTGATCCGACGTCTCTTAGAGAGGACTGCGAAAGGCGGTCACCTAAGAGTGACAGTGTTAGGCTGCAGTACTGGTGCTGAGGCTTACTCGGTGGCTTGGAAAATACGGTCTGCGAGGCCTGATATAAAACTTACACTCCGCGCGGTGGATATTTCCAAACAGGCAGTGGAATTTGCGAAATGTGGCATGTATTCGATTGCAAGCTCGCAATTGACCGATACACAGATATTTGAAGCGGTGACTCCATCTGAGATGGAAGAGTTATTCCACAGGAACGGAGACACCGTTACAGTGAAATCTTGGATCAAAGAAGGTATCGAGTGGCACGTTGGCGATGTCGGAGAGCCGGAGGTCATCGATGGTCTAGGTCCCCAAGATATCGTAGTGGCAAACAACTTTCTGTGCCATATGGATCCTCCGAGCGCGGAGATGTGTCTGCGCAACATTGCTCGCCTGGTGAGTCCGAATGGATACGTGTTTGTTTCTGGAATCGACTTGGACGTCCGGACAAAAGTTGCGCGCGATTTAGGATGGGTTCCGCTGGAAGAATTGCTCGAGGAGGTTCACGAAGGAGATCCTTATTTGAGAAGATATTGGCCGGGTCGATATGCAGGCCTCGAGCCTTTGAATAAAAAGAGAGCTGATTGGCGAATTCGCTATGCAGCGGCTTTTCAGTTCGTCCCTAGGGTGATTTCGTCGCTGACTCTATGTAACGAGGAACTCGGGGGCGGGTCAGAGCGGTCGGAGTGGGTCCCAGTTTTGTCTGGAGATGGGAACTCCAATCATCCGATGGACGCTAATTAA
- a CDS encoding NAD-dependent epimerase/dehydratase family protein produces the protein MGQPIMSPNNEDIDLERWTLADRIAEKSVLVSGGSGFIGTHLCRRLIASGARLHVVSRERRKSESERLQWWQADFKDIVAVRQIFKDTQPHLVFHLASQVIGARQLGAVLPTFYDNLASTVHLLTAAAETGCQRVVLASSSEEPQIFDDTTFACSPYAASKWASSIYGRMFQQLFQLPVVMPRIFMTYGPDQKDLEKLVPFVTLNLLRGEAPKLSSGRRRADWIYVDDVVEGLLRAAITPGIEGCSFDLGSGTLVSVREIVERIAEIVGASIEPTFGALPDRPFEQERPADTTFSSDKLGYHPRTTLNLGLETTVAWYRRQLSSASN, from the coding sequence ATGGGCCAGCCGATCATGTCGCCAAACAATGAAGACATAGATCTGGAACGATGGACATTGGCCGATCGAATTGCCGAGAAATCAGTGCTCGTGTCAGGCGGCAGTGGCTTCATCGGTACGCATCTTTGCCGCCGACTTATCGCCTCCGGAGCCAGATTGCATGTCGTTTCACGCGAGCGGCGAAAGTCAGAAAGCGAGCGCCTTCAATGGTGGCAGGCCGATTTTAAGGACATCGTTGCAGTTCGTCAAATCTTTAAGGACACACAGCCGCATCTAGTTTTTCATCTAGCTAGCCAGGTTATTGGTGCACGCCAATTAGGGGCTGTGTTACCAACTTTTTATGATAACCTTGCCAGCACGGTTCACTTGCTAACTGCAGCCGCCGAAACAGGATGCCAGCGCGTTGTCCTGGCAAGTTCCTCAGAGGAACCGCAAATCTTCGACGACACAACCTTCGCTTGTTCTCCTTATGCAGCGTCGAAATGGGCGAGCAGCATTTATGGACGCATGTTCCAACAGTTGTTTCAACTGCCGGTTGTGATGCCCCGCATCTTTATGACCTATGGTCCCGATCAGAAAGATTTGGAGAAATTGGTGCCCTTTGTGACGCTCAATCTGCTCCGCGGTGAGGCGCCGAAGCTAAGCAGTGGTCGGCGGCGGGCGGACTGGATCTATGTTGACGATGTGGTTGAAGGTTTGCTGAGAGCAGCAATCACTCCCGGGATTGAGGGTTGCTCGTTCGATCTCGGCTCGGGCACATTGGTGTCAGTTCGTGAAATCGTAGAGCGAATTGCTGAGATCGTTGGTGCTTCCATCGAACCGACCTTCGGTGCTTTGCCAGATCGGCCGTTTGAGCAGGAACGGCCAGCTGACACCACCTTCTCGTCCGACAAGCTGGGATACCATCCCAGAACCACCCTCAACCTTGGACTTGAGACCACAGTAGCTTGGTATCGTAGGCAACTCAGTTCGGCTTCGAACTAA